The following nucleotide sequence is from Desulfuromonadales bacterium.
ACGAACTGCTGCAGACCGAGAAGGTGATGCTCTTTCCGGAAGGGACGCGCAACCGCGACGGAGTTCTCGGCAAAGGGAACCGCGGGGTAGGTAAGCTGATTTACGATATCCGGCCGGCCGTGGTTCCCACGGCACTCAGCGGCCTGAACCGCTGGAAGTTTCCGGGGATCGGCCAGAAAGGCGCTGTGGTCTTCGGTCCTCCCCTGGATTTCTCCGACCTTTTTGTACTCGAGGATTGCAAGGAAACCCACCTGCTCATCGTCGATCGACTCATGTCCGCCATTGCTGCATTGCTCAGGGACAGTCAGCAGACAAAGCAAACGTAGGGGCAGGCCCTGTCCCCGTCGAGAGTGGCCACAGGGGGCCGCCCCTGCAACAGCGCCACGGGTCAGGCCACCTGCCGATACAACTGGCAGCGAGGCCGGAACCGCTTCACCTCATTTAAAAAACCGAGCAGACCGCCGGAAACCCTGCGTTTGGCAACCAGGTCCGTTAAACACTCGTTTTCCGTGTCGATGCCCATGCGGTTGCGAGGCTCGACGAAAACGGCCGCGGCCAGCCGTTGCGGGTAACGCTGCAGAAGAGTTTGCAGGACATGGGCGCCCAATGACAACCCAACAACGGCCGCCCGGCCGATACCGAGATAATTCAGCAGCCTGATGACATCGTCGCTCAGGACATCGATGCTGCAATCACCAGCCGACGTCGAACCTTCCCCGAAAACGCGAAGATTCGGAACAATCACCCTGTACCCCGCCAGCACGAGCGGCTGAATATGGCTCTCCCGCAGACGGTGGTCCGCTGGCAACCCATGGAGCAGGAGAACTGCCGGGCCAGCACCATGTTCCTCGTAGGCCTGTGTCATACCCTTAATCAAAACTTGCATGGTTTGGACCTCCTTTGCCGAAAGATTTTCCGGGCGTGTTTCCCGCGGTAAATACGGCCATCGGGTAAGTGTCTTTTTTCCCTGAACGCCACAGGTTTCGCATCGGCATACCAATCAGCAAATTACATACCAATGTTTTATAAAAATGAATGGCGATAATTTCTCTTTATTTTCGGGGCATTAGATTTACTACTCGAATTAACGGCCTCCGGATATCCGGTTGGTTTTGCAGGATTGCGAAAGAGCCGTTAAGGGTCGCTTGCTTGCTTAAGGATTTTGGTCCCCGCTTGTCACATAAAAGACACCGAAATACGGTGACTTGTATTCGGAAGCAATCCGGAATGCCGTCTTCGCATTTCTGCAAACAGTGTTTGAGTGTTTTGCCGACCTGCGAGGCATTTTGTAATCCTGCAGACGAAAAAGCCCCGCGACCAGGAGCGCCGGCCACGGGGCAAAATGCTGGATCTGTTGATCCGACCGTTATTATTTGAGCCATCGCTCGACGATCTCTGCCGTCTCTTCGGTGATCTTGCGGCAGTTGGACAGGTGTTCCCGGCTTTTCCATTCATAGGATCGGGTGAGGGCAACGCAGCAGGTCACTCGGTGTCGCTTTTTGAACTCCGAGACAAGCTCTCCCGCTTTGCTCCCCTTCCCGCTCCAGCCAAGGGCCATGACGCCCCCGGAGATCGCGCCGCACAGGCACTTGCTGCCGCCGACCCCGCCGCCAAAGGCTTCTGCCATCTCCATCATGCGAGGGTCGTCGATCCCGGTGGTCGCCTGCAATACCGCCTGGGCGCAGTTGAGGCCGGAAGCGAACAGTTCTCCCGCCCTCTCCCCGGCGGTCTGGTCTTCCATTTTGCGTTTCCTGAATCCGAGTATTTTCGCCAGCATGAAACCTTCCGTTCGTTGGGGATAATTTACTGTCCGGAAAAATTCTAACTGTGTCGAGGATACCGCCAACGGCGGCTCCTGGACAAGTGGTATTGTTTGGTGGCCGTCTACAGCTCGGCCTTGATGCCGGCGGCAATCTGGTGGCGGCTGTATTCATAACGAGGGTCGACGGAGTTCTGGTCGATGTATTCGTAGCTCGTCCAGAGCTTCCAGATTCCCTTCAGGGGCATCTCCCCTTTGACCTCGGCTTCCCAGGTCTCGTAGGCTTTGCGAGGAAAGGCGGGATTGTCGAATGCGAAGGCGCGGGGATAGTCGCGCTCCCACCAGGTGAGCTTGAGGTCGATCTCCCCCAGATTGCTTCTATGCCGCGAGCGGAGTTGGTAGCGGTGCCGGGTGAAATCGTTGTACCCAACGAAATCGTCGTCCCGCAGCAGCAGGCCGTATTCCAGGTAGATCTTCCACCCTTTGGACATCTCGTGCGCCAGGGAGAGGTCGAAGTCGTAGTAGCGGTAGCGGCGGTCGGGGCCGGCCGGCACCAGGTTTCCCGCTCGGTCCCGGGGCGGCCGATCCTCGAAGTCGCGGACGAAGTAGGCGAGGCCGGACTCGAGAGTGGTGGAGGGGGAAAGATCGTACTCGGCGGTGGCGCCAAGACGGTAGTAGAGATGATCCAGTGAGGAAAGAACCGCCACTTCCTTGTAGTCGTAGCGGCTCCACTCCCCTTTCAGTGCATATCTGACCGGCGTGGTCCGCATCCGCAGTTCCGCCTGCAGCCCGTAGCGATGGTAGATGTAGCGGTCGCCGAGGTCCGCTGCGGTGACCGCAGTGGTTCGCTCCAGACCCGTATCGCG
It contains:
- a CDS encoding alpha/beta fold hydrolase produces the protein MQVLIKGMTQAYEEHGAGPAVLLLHGLPADHRLRESHIQPLVLAGYRVIVPNLRVFGEGSTSAGDCSIDVLSDDVIRLLNYLGIGRAAVVGLSLGAHVLQTLLQRYPQRLAAAVFVEPRNRMGIDTENECLTDLVAKRRVSGGLLGFLNEVKRFRPRCQLYRQVA
- a CDS encoding C-GCAxxG-C-C family protein, with the protein product MEDQTAGERAGELFASGLNCAQAVLQATTGIDDPRMMEMAEAFGGGVGGSKCLCGAISGGVMALGWSGKGSKAGELVSEFKKRHRVTCCVALTRSYEWKSREHLSNCRKITEETAEIVERWLK